Proteins from a single region of Phycisphaerae bacterium:
- the purQ gene encoding phosphoribosylformylglycinamidine synthase I → MSKPKVMILRTAGTNCDEETAHAWQLAGAETERVHIRELAGHPDRLKDYAILTIPGGFSYGDDISAGKILANQMVHHLADALQSFLAAGKLILGICNGFQVLVKAGLLPGAVPGQSATSGNGQTVTLTQNDSARFEARWIHLRCWRQCAFLPDGAILAMPIAHGEGKLVAADDSVLAQLKNCGHIALTYCDAEGQSGPYPVNPNGSQADIAGLIDATGRILGLMPHPERHVCPTQHPEWTRRPKAAADGRVVFETAVRTAKSL, encoded by the coding sequence ATGAGCAAGCCGAAGGTCATGATCCTCCGTACCGCGGGCACCAACTGCGACGAAGAGACCGCTCACGCCTGGCAACTGGCCGGAGCCGAGACGGAACGCGTCCATATCCGCGAGCTCGCCGGTCACCCGGATCGGCTCAAGGACTACGCGATTCTAACCATCCCGGGTGGCTTCAGCTACGGCGACGACATCTCCGCGGGCAAGATTCTGGCCAACCAGATGGTTCACCACCTGGCCGACGCCCTTCAGAGTTTCCTGGCCGCCGGCAAGCTGATTCTGGGCATCTGCAACGGATTCCAGGTCCTGGTCAAGGCCGGGCTGCTGCCCGGAGCAGTGCCCGGGCAATCGGCCACGTCAGGTAACGGCCAGACGGTTACACTCACGCAGAACGACTCGGCTCGATTCGAGGCTCGGTGGATTCACTTGCGATGCTGGCGGCAATGCGCGTTCCTGCCCGACGGAGCGATCCTGGCCATGCCCATCGCCCACGGCGAGGGCAAGCTGGTGGCTGCGGACGATAGCGTCCTCGCCCAACTCAAGAACTGCGGGCACATTGCCCTGACCTACTGCGACGCCGAGGGCCAGTCCGGCCCTTACCCGGTCAACCCCAACGGCAGCCAGGCGGACATTGCCGGCCTGATCGACGCCACCGGCCGAATCCTCGGCCTTATGCCCCACCCCGAGCGCCACGTGTGTCCAACTCAGCACCCGGAGTGGACGCGACGACCGAAGGCCGCGGCGGACGGGCGCGTGGTCTTTGAAACCGCGGTCCGGACGGCGAAATCGCTTTGA
- a CDS encoding thioredoxin domain-containing protein, with product MRSYTARKIVQILAILVCLAGGIVSHQLTLKHLPASGTKTWVDRVCTAFETSSCDEVIKSRWSELHLNIGKVHLGMPTAQAGVVFFAFMLCWFVFIGPVTARRWGLHFIGTLVATVGLGFAVFFDVVMFLTLPKWCPLCATTHVASLLVFLFMLLLWPRRAAARSVPVIPALGAAGSSLFDESGKAAGGPPQAAQAVPYAMMRGAPGAWSLEDARPRWTAVLTVAVVAFLIVFVQHLFVLTLSANQRVKAGETWAKYWESRFKEYDNYWQHTFTSWLIMPRVTFELEGVPIRGPANAPHTMVIFGDFQCPACALFETQLNEWIVPTANKDYGGLRVVFKHWPISPGCNKYTAVDRHPKACIAARAAEAARLVGGDDAFWRMHDLLFASREALKDADEKWYVQKGQELGLNADAFREAMTSKEAADRIAADVREGETLGMKIIEDPQKATGGKETDPAVAKVDSTPAIYVDGKKVRSTHHKQMWKMILGSGRVPPRPAANPSPGPGIGPLRPPEAPTQGVGPLRPPETGQTR from the coding sequence TTGAGATCGTATACGGCCCGCAAGATCGTTCAGATCCTCGCGATCCTTGTCTGTCTCGCTGGAGGGATCGTCAGCCACCAGCTCACCCTCAAGCATCTCCCGGCGTCGGGAACCAAGACGTGGGTCGACAGGGTCTGCACCGCCTTTGAGACGTCGAGCTGCGACGAAGTGATCAAGAGCCGGTGGTCCGAGCTGCACCTCAATATCGGGAAGGTGCACCTGGGCATGCCGACCGCCCAGGCGGGGGTCGTCTTCTTCGCTTTCATGCTCTGCTGGTTCGTGTTCATCGGTCCGGTGACCGCCCGGCGGTGGGGGCTCCACTTCATCGGGACCCTCGTGGCCACCGTAGGGCTTGGGTTCGCCGTGTTCTTCGATGTCGTCATGTTTCTCACCTTGCCCAAGTGGTGCCCGCTCTGCGCGACCACCCATGTGGCCAGCCTGCTGGTGTTCCTCTTCATGCTGCTGCTGTGGCCGCGGCGAGCGGCGGCAAGGAGCGTTCCGGTCATACCCGCCCTGGGGGCGGCGGGTTCTTCCCTGTTTGATGAGTCGGGCAAGGCTGCCGGCGGCCCGCCCCAGGCAGCCCAGGCGGTCCCCTACGCGATGATGAGAGGGGCCCCCGGCGCCTGGTCGCTGGAGGATGCTCGGCCCCGCTGGACCGCGGTGCTGACCGTGGCGGTCGTGGCCTTCCTGATCGTCTTCGTCCAGCACCTGTTTGTCCTGACGCTGTCGGCCAATCAGCGGGTCAAGGCCGGTGAGACCTGGGCCAAGTACTGGGAGTCCCGGTTCAAGGAGTACGACAACTACTGGCAACACACGTTCACCTCGTGGTTGATCATGCCCCGTGTGACCTTCGAGCTCGAAGGCGTGCCCATTCGAGGCCCGGCGAACGCTCCCCATACCATGGTCATTTTCGGCGATTTCCAGTGCCCGGCCTGCGCTCTGTTTGAGACTCAGCTGAACGAATGGATCGTGCCCACCGCGAACAAAGACTACGGCGGCCTCAGGGTGGTCTTCAAACACTGGCCGATCAGCCCCGGGTGCAACAAGTACACGGCAGTGGACCGGCATCCCAAGGCGTGCATCGCCGCGCGGGCGGCGGAGGCGGCCAGGCTGGTCGGCGGCGACGACGCGTTCTGGAGGATGCACGACCTGCTTTTTGCCTCTCGGGAAGCACTCAAGGATGCCGACGAGAAGTGGTATGTCCAGAAAGGACAGGAGCTTGGCCTGAACGCGGATGCCTTCCGCGAGGCGATGACCAGCAAGGAAGCGGCCGATCGGATAGCGGCCGATGTGCGCGAAGGCGAGACCCTCGGCATGAAGATCATCGAGGATCCCCAGAAGGCCACGGGGGGCAAGGAGACCGACCCCGCGGTCGCCAAGGTGGATTCCACGCCGGCGATCTACGTCGACGGCAAGAAGGTGCGCAGTACGCACCACAAGCAGATGTGGAAGATGATCCTGGGTTCGGGCAGAGTCCCGCCACGGCCGGCGGCGAACCCGAGCCCCGGTCCCGGCATCGGCCCGTTGCGCCCTCCGGAAGCCCCGACCCAGGGCGTTGGCCCGCTCCGCCCGCCGGAGACCGGACAGACTCGCTAG
- a CDS encoding thioredoxin domain-containing protein — MRNSALARVGILLAVLLSLFGLTVSAILLQHHVVILIGGDPVLGRLCEADYASCDEVLSSKWSRLFGLPVAMWGFFFFSAMSAWYLVIGRPTGSRRWLHGLPLLATGAGTLGVIGLAIIMYGVIKGFCPFCAATHVTTLLLFIVTFLLRPRQAASQAILSAGSTPARAETDAAVPAHPSRRLVSAAVLLAVMTSFVGWSEYGRRLQSSYAREYQKRWQEYENLLASSRKASEDQEAGFAVERKQWEAQEALLKGVYDKFMAQEVVDLPLTADDPIRGDTNAPHTIIVYSDFQCPWCKTLADILDKKMQEYPGRFRVAFRHFPMDKLCNPDISQTLHPGACPAAVTAEAARLLGGPEAFWKTHDALFADQKAFRAGAQKFVKDHALTLGIDPEAFWKKATGSTSTWNRVKEDVKKATELGTRSTPAVYLDGRKFDRYGDEYFWRYMFGLEDQGKSLESVGRAVPTTRPDTTPISMPSSRPALPRSESAASP, encoded by the coding sequence ATGCGGAACTCAGCGTTGGCCCGAGTGGGCATTCTCTTGGCCGTGCTGCTGTCTCTCTTCGGCCTGACGGTGAGCGCCATCCTGCTTCAGCACCACGTGGTCATCCTGATCGGGGGTGATCCCGTTCTGGGTCGACTGTGCGAAGCCGACTACGCCAGTTGCGACGAGGTATTGAGCAGCAAATGGAGCAGGCTGTTTGGGCTTCCGGTCGCCATGTGGGGCTTCTTCTTCTTCTCCGCGATGTCGGCGTGGTACCTGGTCATCGGCCGCCCGACTGGTTCCCGTCGCTGGCTCCATGGGCTGCCCCTGCTGGCGACCGGCGCGGGGACGCTGGGCGTGATCGGCCTGGCGATCATCATGTACGGGGTGATCAAGGGCTTCTGTCCCTTCTGTGCGGCCACCCACGTGACCACGCTGCTGCTTTTCATCGTCACCTTTCTGCTGCGACCTCGTCAAGCGGCTTCGCAGGCGATCCTCTCCGCCGGGTCCACGCCCGCCCGAGCGGAAACGGACGCGGCCGTTCCAGCCCATCCTTCCCGGAGACTGGTCTCTGCGGCGGTCCTCCTGGCCGTGATGACGTCTTTCGTCGGATGGAGCGAATACGGCCGCCGGCTCCAATCCAGCTATGCCCGCGAGTACCAGAAGCGATGGCAGGAGTATGAGAACCTCCTGGCCTCGTCGCGCAAGGCGAGCGAGGATCAAGAGGCGGGCTTTGCTGTGGAAAGGAAGCAATGGGAGGCGCAGGAGGCTCTGCTCAAGGGTGTCTATGACAAGTTCATGGCCCAGGAGGTGGTGGATCTGCCGCTGACCGCCGATGATCCCATTCGCGGGGACACGAACGCCCCGCACACCATCATCGTCTATTCGGACTTCCAGTGCCCCTGGTGCAAGACGCTCGCGGATATCCTCGACAAGAAGATGCAGGAGTATCCGGGCAGGTTCCGCGTCGCCTTTCGCCACTTCCCGATGGACAAGTTGTGCAACCCCGACATCTCCCAGACCCTCCACCCCGGTGCGTGCCCGGCTGCGGTGACGGCCGAAGCCGCTCGGCTGCTCGGCGGTCCCGAGGCGTTCTGGAAGACCCATGATGCCCTCTTCGCCGACCAGAAGGCCTTCCGCGCCGGCGCCCAGAAGTTCGTGAAGGACCACGCCCTGACACTGGGCATCGACCCCGAGGCCTTCTGGAAGAAGGCGACGGGCTCGACCTCGACCTGGAACCGCGTCAAGGAGGATGTGAAGAAGGCCACCGAACTGGGCACCAGGTCAACGCCTGCGGTGTATCTGGACGGCCGCAAGTTCGACCGTTACGGCGACGAGTACTTCTGGCGGTACATGTTCGGACTCGAAGACCAGGGCAAGAGCCTGGAGAGCGTTGGTCGTGCGGTTCCGACAACTCGGCCGGACACAACTCCCATCTCAATGCCCTCCTCCCGGCCGGCCTTGCCTCGGTCCGAATCGGCGGCGAGTCCGTGA